Below is a window of Lytechinus variegatus isolate NC3 chromosome 4, Lvar_3.0, whole genome shotgun sequence DNA.
TTCCAGGACAATTGCCCAGCCGACAACTGCTACGCAAAATGCAACAAATGCTCCGCCGATAATTGCTCCGGAAAATGTTCCGCCGATCACTATAGCGTACCTATACGGGGGGCGGGgcagtttgccccccccctgacgagtcacaacccatgcaaaagacgtacccctgcccccctccccctgacgagcttgaaggcctttttttctttgcttgtcaatttttgttggcggacgagccccccccccctgtgaaaaatcctaggtacgccactgccgcCGATATTTGCTCCACCGATATTTTAAAACTAATTTGGAGCCCCGTTGCTTTCCGTTCAATTTGGCGTCCCTCGCCTTTATGATCAATATGGCGCCCCTAGttttaagaacaaaaaagaagaagatgatgatagaTCTTGAAGCTGGGAGACTTGATAACTTGATATTTCTGATAGAGCAGAGTTTGGATAGGAGAATATTGACCACTTGAGACGGATGGTACCTGTACACCAGGGGTTAGATCCGGTCAGCGGAGCTTCTCCGGGGAGCTTCTCAATCCAGCCCGCAAGACTCTGGGTTTTTTCAATCACTTTGAAGTCACAACATAGCTCAATATGATGCGGGATATGATGACATCGTGTATCCATGTAGACCTAACCGTAATAAAATTAATGGTAGTCAAATTAGTTTGACTTGTTTAGTGGAGTCTTTTCTGTCTGTTCGATCTACATTCTTATTAGATGACCAGCGCTGTTCTCACCATGTTTGGATCtacatagacatgatagaggtGCGAAAGAGCATTTTCCATGGCTGGCCATGCAAAAaacacaatcatatggtaatttttacgttttgtaAATGGTTTTTAGGGAAAAAAAGCCCTTCCCCTATTTTACCAGTGAACATTAAATTTTGCACCAGTGCCTTCGTCTGGCAATTACACCTTTTGTGCCAAGTTTAAAGCAACTCGTTGCTttatagttgtgtggacagtatgctacccagggttggttaaaagtttgGTATTTTTTGCTGTCTGACATGCATGACGTAGACGTGTTTCGATGTAATTCTAgaatgaatttgtttaaaaaaaggatattttttaTCACCAAATGTAAAATAACTATATGCTGTATGCGGTTTGCCGAAAATATGAACTTTAAAGCCGTTAACAAAGCAACACTACTACGGGCATATCCAAGGATGCGGTGCACCCCCTTAACCCCCAAAGGtttccttatttatttatttttttgctaatCTAATTTGGGGCACGGGGAACATACTGTATACGTGGCCCTTCAGAGGGGAAAAacgaaaatgaatgaaaaaaaattcgcaATACGAACTAAAAAACCCAAAGGACTATCAACTTTATGGCGAAAATGCGCATTTTAAAAAGTGTTCCTCACAAAGTGCACATTTCTTTCagaaaaagttttttttgttcCAATGGGAAACTGTAGGAGGCAAGTTCCCCCTTCCTGTGGTTTTTACTTTCCCTGCAAAAAGGGAGATGCTAATTGCAATTATCTTACTTTAACAGACTGAAAATCTTAGACAAACtagaagatgaaaatattgggtaaaagtgctccatgagggtgattatgtgtccaaccaaaattgtgtatttcttttgggcatttttattcatccagtgtgatgaaaattttgcccattctataGTAATTGCTGcgtatttttttaaaccttactggacaaCATGCTTGCCGTATTAGGTAAAATACTGCCGatattggttggacacataattaccatcGTAGTGGTAAGATTTTACTTACAGTGTagatacataaaaaatatccaGTTTTTAAGTCAAGTATGTAAAATATATTCTGCTCGTGATTCTGGGTTTCATTGTTTTGTTCCATCGAGATATGCATCCTGCTCATGTGTAAAAAAGAATGATGAAaacattttgttatttatagtcatcatcttcataatgtACCTACATGCAGGggtgtacctaggattttccaagggggtgggcaaattcgtccgccaaaaaaatgacaagctaaaaaaggtcttcaagttcaaaagaagccacttgtggctcgtcagggatcactTTTGATTCGTctagggcggggggggggggtcccccttaggtacgctagtgcctaCATGTAGTGCTTTACATGTGCACTTGCGAGTGAGcatatttccaagtttcaccTCGCGCTCCATGTTTGCATTAAGTGCCTTTAATATCAAGTCTACAGATTGAAAAATcgaaattttatcatttattaagaATTCAAGATATATCAAATCATGTTTGAAAGTAGAAAGACAATAGTAAGGACTAGTAGTACCCCCATAAAAACAGCATATATCAAGTTGTAACGGTCAATAGAGGGAATcgtggatgaaaatatttgttggTCCCCTTTCGGCGAAATCTGGATGCGCCCCTGTGGCAGCCTATTTCCGTTCGTTGTCGTATAGAACTGCAGAGATAAAAAGACCAAAATTCAACGGTGATTTACATTTTTCAGTTTAGAGTGTATGGAAAGTAAATAAGATAAGAGAGAAGAAGCTTTATATTATCTATTTCATAggcattatattttttcaattaatataaTCCAATATATGTTGCAGGATCTCCGCATTACGATGAGTAAGACATGGAGTACTCTAGATAAGAGAAAAACGAACGAAGAATTTTGGTGAGTAAAAGTTGATTAAGTTCCTATCATTTAAGTGCTTTGGTGCTACATGGCCCATAACTTATTGGAGCCtgtgcaataatttttttcgtCGTATATATCCCTTTGGCAGTTTTCTTTCACTTAATTCGTTTTCTTCAGTAGGAGGTTgtcctttttaaaatgaatttaaatgacGGAGGTGAAGGACAGGGAGGACACACCTAAACATTTTGCGGCGGTCTAACAGTCgtatcttttttttgttgtcttGCCTGAACGAAGTTTGGCAGAGACGACCTAGTGTCAGACTTCCTGTTGGTACGTTGGTATAAATTAGTCTGCTGGTCTGTTACAGAAATattaaagtttttgttcaattttctaTGATTTCTCTATTTCTGCATCGAGTATGttcatgaggatgatggggGTCAAAGGTCAGAGGGTCAAAAGCTCAAGtgataatatttttgttcaacttgttctcatttctttatttctgcatcaagtTTAATTATACTTGCTTCAAATGATCTCTTGGTAATACCATAGGTGTGTTGTTTAGGATGacggggtcaaaggtcaaataggggtcaaaagatcaaaattttgttcaacttgcacacatttctttatttctgcatcaattatgcTCACACTTGGTGcatatgatccttgggtaatgcCAAATATGAGTCAGTGAGAGAGAAGGGGTCAAAGGtaatctaggggtcaaaaggtcaaatgatgtGAGGTCATGTCCattaagtttttgttcaacttacagattatttctttatttctgcatcaattttgaTCACACTTGGTTCAAATGATCCTTAAGTAATACCGCATGTGCGTTTATaaggatgatggggtcaaaggtcatcttaggtttaaaaggtcaaggttttgttcaaattgctctaatttctttatttcaacattaattgtgTTTACACTTGGTACAACTGATCATTGAGTAATAACACATGTATGTTGTTGAGGATGAtcgggtcaaaggtcatctaggggtcaaaagttcaaagtttttgttcaactttctctcctttctttatttctgtatcaattatggtaggcctataattgatccttgggtaataccacgtGTGTGTTCATGAGGATGATTGGGTCAAAGGTCcgatctaggggtcaaaaggtcaaatgatatgaggtcatgtccatccttttttaatgtttttgttaAACCTGCTCTCATTTCCTTATTTCTGCGCCGGTCAGTTTTCTTTACATTTGTTACAAATAATTATGGGGTAATATCACATTTGTGTTCGAGAATcattaggtcaaaggtcatctacaagacaaacaataatatgcataatttattcatttattcaatgaaatatgcTTTACTTATTTGGGATGAAAatcgaaagaaaataaaagatggATCTATTTTTCTTTCGAACAAAATTAACAGGGCCTATGAATGGGTTAAACATGGAACATGTGCAGCCCAAGGAAAGATTGCTAGCCTACACACACAACACGGCTTCTTTGCTCTTGCTCTTGAACTGAATTCAGCTGTAAATATCTACCGGTAAGTATTGATCGTTTTATAGGTTTTAAAATTAACATTTCCAGTTTAATTGTTCGAGTAACTCTCTAGTCAAATACTGTGTTCAAATACTAAGAATGACCAGAGGCGGATCCGGGAtctcccctaccccccccccaaaaaaagggggattgAGGGACattttgtacagaaaaaaacTACCAATGCCCCCCCCAAAAGTCTTCACTCCAAATAAAAAATTACCTCCAAAATGTTCTTTAAAAAAtccaaacgggggggggggggtggaaaaaAGTAACAATAGAAAAGAGGTATAGGGACTATGTGGACATGCTAACATCAATTGTTGTCGTTGCTTGATTTTCGTGCATTCCAGGCTTCTAGCTCGAGATAATATCAGACCATCGAAGGTCCTTTTCTACCCTTCAGCTTCGGTGAGATCAGCGATCCAACGAGGACTAGGTCATAGTATTGGAATGTACTGCGTTGATCAGGTAAGCCTAGTCAAGTTTTGTTGGTTGGTTCCACcggacatttgctccggcgacaattgctccggcgacaattgctccgctgcaAATTCTACACATTAATGGAACGACCGACTTCAACTCTGGATTTGTGGATAAGCCCTATCccaaacctaacataaaacacTACTGCAACCCTAATCCTATATCTGAGACGATTATAGCCCGGgtcaattgtcgccggagcatatGTCGTGTTGCCGTTTTGGTTAATCCCACATAAGTGCATGCAAGTCCCCCAAGCACTTACGATGGATGTCAAGGACTTCCATTATTAAGATTTTAcacgaaaatatattttgaaatatctgTATTTTGTCTTAATAAATACAAAACCACTTATTAAGAATGAATGAGCCGGTTTTTTTCAGGATATTATATTTCTACGTATCTTTCTTATATCcaattaatataatttgtgaGAGAAGTATAGtctaatgacaaataaaaatctatcgaggtgccacatttttgttttcattcatttcccaAGTCTTGCAAccggatttgaaaaaaaaaatgttggccaCTGCACTTTATAAGATAGGAATGTATCATACGatggtacactgcaaaaactccggtgttgatttaaaaccagcccggaatctattgtgtccacaccagagaagtattgaaacaacaccagtttggaatcaaaccgatgctgttttaatactaattggtgttgtacaaACACcaatctggtgttagaccaaaacgaaactggtgttgttgttaaacacttctctggtgtggacatagattccgggctggtgttaaatcaacaccggagttttcgCAGTGTATAATTCACATCGTTGAATTTTTATTAAACTAAAGCCTTTGCCGGGCTTTATCGtgtcaggatttttttctttaatttttgcatcagaaatcatttcaatttcactCGTCATGCTCATGGAAATCCATTGAAGTATATACTAATGCAGAAAACCGTGCACAACATACACCCATTTTAAGCaagtaaaatgtttttattaattttatttggcGAAGGATCTTACTAGATATTAAGTGGCTTCTGAACTGTATTCAATCCAAGCCAATATTAAATAATcttgttcactttttttcacagAGCTCTAATTTGTTGATGGAGGTTCGAATCTGTTACGGATTGTCATTTAAAGTCATCGAATGCAAGGAGATTTTCGGACAGCAGTGTGACCCTAAACGAAAGATAATGATACCTCCAAAGACATAATATATCAATGTTGATCAGTGGTTGCTTTCGGATGTCTCTATATATATCATACACCCAAAGTTCCGCAAGGTCATTCTGTCATTGGATAAATGCTATGTAGAAGGTCATAACGAATTTATTTTTCCATCAAGCACACCATTTCGCTGTTACGGTTAACCAGCTATCAAGATCAGACGTCGTTATTCAGTAATTGGCTTTTGATTTGggttttttaaaatttttttccccaaatattttagtctgctatgcagactctgaatggctcgttaggtgggatctgctataaccagcc
It encodes the following:
- the LOC121413983 gene encoding ribonuclease Oy-like — translated: MESLVLTSLVLLPLLLVFGVVKSELQTDFGGSTRSRWDHLTLALQWPPTVCRTFGKNCREYNVKNNWTIHGLWPSQGSSQSPTYCNNSWPFDPQAVKDLRITMSKTWSTLDKRKTNEEFWAYEWVKHGTCAAQGKIASLHTQHGFFALALELNSAVNIYRLLARDNIRPSKVLFYPSASVRSAIQRGLGHSIGMYCVDQSSNLLMEVRICYGLSFKVIECKEIFGQQCDPKRKIMIPPKT